In Thermococcus thioreducens, a genomic segment contains:
- a CDS encoding PfkB family carbohydrate kinase — MKCLLVGHLVIDTIVGGSKSETRIGGGAYYSAITLSNFCDVEVLTSVGEDFPDEWLDELRAVGIKLRIIPSEKSTAYELRYLDVNWRELRLLSKAAPISKAPVKRYDMVLLNPVANEIPPELVEKLKKKAVFLAADVQGFIRAPVPGNVMLQRTDVSFLKGLKAVHADISEMDYLKNLRPGEVEVFLASNGPETGFAYFRGSRYAYRPVRVEVKESTGAGDVFLASFSYFYTRCPFVQALKRANTFTALFLKHRSFSFSMEEVNELAMKVSVKKLNDINPRG, encoded by the coding sequence ATGAAGTGCCTTCTAGTCGGACACCTCGTCATCGACACGATTGTGGGGGGCTCAAAATCCGAGACCAGGATAGGCGGGGGAGCGTACTACTCGGCAATAACCCTCTCGAATTTCTGCGACGTTGAGGTGCTGACGAGCGTCGGTGAAGACTTCCCGGACGAATGGCTCGATGAATTAAGGGCTGTAGGGATAAAGCTCAGGATAATACCCTCCGAGAAGAGCACCGCCTACGAGCTCCGCTACCTCGATGTCAACTGGAGGGAACTCAGACTTCTCTCAAAGGCAGCACCCATATCCAAAGCACCCGTAAAAAGGTACGACATGGTTCTGCTGAACCCAGTCGCTAACGAAATCCCCCCTGAGCTTGTCGAGAAGTTGAAGAAAAAGGCGGTGTTTTTAGCCGCAGACGTCCAGGGGTTTATACGGGCCCCAGTGCCAGGAAATGTAATGCTCCAGAGGACAGACGTGTCATTTCTCAAGGGGCTGAAGGCCGTCCACGCGGATATCTCAGAGATGGATTACCTGAAGAACCTAAGGCCCGGGGAAGTGGAAGTTTTCTTGGCCTCCAACGGCCCCGAGACGGGCTTTGCCTATTTCAGGGGTAGCAGGTATGCATACAGGCCCGTTAGGGTAGAAGTTAAGGAATCAACTGGGGCAGGCGATGTCTTTCTCGCCAGCTTTTCGTACTTCTACACCCGCTGTCCCTTCGTCCAGGCGCTGAAGAGGGCGAACACGTTTACTGCGCTCTTTCTGAAGCACAGAAGCTTCTCCTTCTCCATGGAAGAGGTCAATGAGCTGGCGATGAAGGTTTCGGTCAAGAAGCTTAACGATATAAATCCACGGGGATAA
- a CDS encoding NUDIX domain-containing protein → MDRYVLLVKAPKGYDITPVREELREFLSRTHPELRVEMHRCIGLTVDIVILYNGGVVLIKRKHEPFKGHYALPGGFVEYGETVEDAAKREAKEETGLDVRLIKLVGVYSDPKRDPRGHTVTVAFLAVGSGELKAGDDAKDVHIVPIEDALKLPLAFDHGKILRDALSPR, encoded by the coding sequence ATGGACCGCTACGTTCTGCTCGTAAAGGCCCCGAAGGGCTACGATATAACCCCCGTACGGGAGGAGCTCAGAGAGTTTCTCTCCAGAACCCATCCGGAACTCAGGGTCGAGATGCACAGGTGCATAGGCCTTACCGTTGACATCGTCATCCTCTACAACGGCGGCGTTGTCCTCATAAAACGGAAGCACGAACCGTTTAAAGGCCACTACGCCCTGCCCGGCGGCTTCGTTGAGTACGGCGAGACCGTTGAGGATGCGGCAAAGAGAGAGGCAAAGGAAGAGACCGGCCTCGACGTGAGGCTCATCAAGCTCGTCGGCGTTTACTCCGACCCGAAGCGCGACCCGAGGGGACACACGGTGACGGTGGCCTTTCTGGCGGTTGGGTCGGGGGAACTCAAGGCAGGGGATGATGCAAAGGACGTCCACATAGTTCCGATAGAGGATGCCCTCAAGCTGCCGCTGGCCTTCGACCACGGGAAGATTCTGAGGGACGCCCTGAGCCCGAGGTGA
- a CDS encoding ABC transporter ATP-binding protein gives MIEVEGLVKRFGSNVALKGITFTVKDGEIYGLLGPNGSGKSTTMKILAGIIPPSGGKAIVNGIDVSKDPLRVKRIAGYVPETPVLYESLTPVEFFNFIGSVRRIPKEELQERVETFVRAFGIEKYLGEMIGSLSFGTRQKISLISAMLHDPKVLVLDEAMNGLDPKSARILRELLLQFREEGRSIVFSTHVLALAETICDRVGVIYNGEIIAEGTVEQLKEFAHEESLEDVFLKLTESQEEVAGIVRALKDAL, from the coding sequence ATGATAGAGGTCGAAGGCCTCGTCAAGAGGTTCGGTTCTAACGTGGCACTCAAAGGGATAACCTTCACGGTCAAAGACGGCGAAATTTACGGCCTTCTCGGCCCCAACGGGAGCGGAAAGAGCACGACGATGAAAATCCTGGCCGGAATAATTCCCCCAAGCGGAGGAAAGGCCATCGTCAACGGGATAGACGTTTCCAAGGACCCCCTCCGGGTGAAGAGGATAGCCGGCTACGTCCCGGAAACGCCGGTCCTCTACGAGAGCCTCACACCGGTTGAGTTCTTCAACTTCATCGGAAGCGTGAGGAGGATTCCGAAGGAGGAGCTCCAGGAGCGCGTGGAGACCTTTGTGAGGGCGTTCGGAATAGAAAAATACCTCGGCGAGATGATAGGTTCCCTCAGCTTTGGAACCAGACAGAAAATCTCCCTGATAAGTGCCATGCTCCACGACCCGAAGGTTCTTGTCCTGGATGAGGCCATGAACGGTCTCGACCCCAAGAGCGCGAGGATCCTGAGGGAGCTTCTGCTCCAATTCCGAGAGGAGGGGAGGAGCATAGTCTTCTCCACCCACGTGCTGGCTCTGGCCGAGACGATATGCGACCGCGTTGGTGTCATATACAACGGTGAGATAATTGCTGAAGGAACTGTGGAGCAGCTCAAAGAGTTCGCCCACGAGGAGAGCCTTGAAGATGTGTTCCTCAAGCTCACCGAAAGCCAGGAAGAGGTGGCCGGAATAGTTAGGGCGCTTAAAGATGCTCTTTAG